In Vibrio crassostreae, one DNA window encodes the following:
- a CDS encoding DoxX family protein — translation MNTRWNDTLTFLARILLAYLFIQAGWGKLFSYEGTAGYMASQGVSAHFLPLVILLELGGGLAILAGFMTRFTALSIAFFSLVSGVMFHFDPSSSGQMINFYKNFSVAGGYLALAALGAGSFSVDYWLSNKLKQDTKWTRLMVLVR, via the coding sequence ATGAACACCAGATGGAACGACACATTGACTTTTCTCGCTCGTATTTTATTAGCTTACTTGTTTATTCAAGCGGGGTGGGGAAAGTTATTTAGCTATGAAGGAACGGCGGGATACATGGCGTCTCAAGGCGTCAGCGCTCATTTTTTACCTTTAGTTATCCTACTTGAACTTGGTGGCGGGCTTGCGATTCTAGCTGGGTTTATGACTCGCTTTACTGCGCTATCGATTGCATTTTTCTCTTTGGTTTCTGGTGTCATGTTTCACTTCGACCCAAGTTCATCGGGTCAAATGATTAACTTCTACAAAAACTTCTCTGTTGCTGGTGGGTATCTGGCTTTAGCGGCTCTAGGGGCAGGATCGTTTAGTGTTGATTACTGGTTGTCTAACAAGCTGAAGCAAGACACAAAATGGACGCGCTTAATGGTTCTTGTACGTTAG
- a CDS encoding sensor histidine kinase gives MRTFSVIALVSSCVVFFVFSLRLVWQEEAQIENHLKSFKGVAEEFYHQLSPEGSLKLSDNVTVYYGKGDFTDQLKKLPPMAIDTVARQYFEVRLSEEHMLIPGVVVYYFTFEDQGQTIPTYITISSFEMDLWDDSWGVLMIISTLLMLSLIVVLRATLKRVFDQLMAPISDLSTQLSKHESDSFKVPERTVDELQMLTSHLNSYSKMKDRLAKQEMMFAKYASHELKTPISIVTGAAELQAMKPNDLAFQTKQRERILGAANGMSATVEVLLSIVKQENSSTDKTLTAINQESIDISKYRGMLAAGVELVLNVEPNTKLNMPLALVNMVLKNYIENAIRFTTQGKITVTINSNTISVSDTGTGLSEDAKTEHGLGLIIVKRIGDSYGWTSMLIDNTHSDSTPNNSGCTAVFERKSH, from the coding sequence ATGCGTACCTTTTCGGTCATCGCTTTGGTTTCTTCATGTGTAGTGTTTTTCGTGTTCTCGCTTCGCTTGGTTTGGCAGGAAGAAGCCCAAATCGAAAACCACCTCAAATCATTCAAAGGCGTAGCTGAGGAGTTCTACCATCAACTATCCCCTGAAGGCAGCTTAAAGCTCTCGGACAACGTGACGGTTTATTATGGTAAAGGCGACTTTACCGACCAATTGAAAAAGCTGCCACCAATGGCTATTGATACGGTAGCTCGCCAGTACTTTGAAGTTAGACTTTCTGAAGAGCACATGCTTATCCCTGGAGTCGTCGTTTACTACTTTACTTTCGAAGACCAAGGACAAACGATTCCGACTTACATCACCATCAGCTCTTTTGAGATGGATTTATGGGACGATAGTTGGGGTGTACTAATGATAATCTCAACACTATTGATGCTAAGTTTGATCGTCGTTTTACGAGCAACCCTTAAACGAGTGTTTGATCAGCTAATGGCGCCAATTTCCGATCTCAGTACTCAACTCAGTAAACATGAGTCAGACAGCTTCAAAGTGCCGGAGCGCACGGTTGATGAGCTGCAGATGCTCACCTCGCACCTCAACAGCTACTCAAAAATGAAAGACAGGCTTGCCAAGCAAGAGATGATGTTTGCCAAATACGCGAGCCATGAATTAAAAACACCGATCTCGATTGTCACAGGCGCAGCGGAACTTCAAGCAATGAAGCCTAACGACCTAGCATTTCAAACCAAACAACGTGAGCGTATTCTGGGCGCAGCCAATGGCATGAGCGCAACCGTTGAAGTGCTGCTGAGCATTGTTAAACAAGAGAACTCTTCAACGGACAAAACACTTACAGCGATTAACCAAGAATCTATCGATATATCGAAGTACCGCGGCATGCTAGCGGCTGGCGTGGAGTTAGTTCTGAATGTTGAACCAAACACCAAGCTCAACATGCCGTTAGCGCTGGTGAACATGGTGCTGAAGAACTACATTGAAAACGCGATCCGATTTACCACGCAAGGTAAAATCACGGTAACCATCAACTCAAATACCATTTCAGTTTCTGATACTGGAACAGGCCTGAGCGAAGATGCCAAAACGGAACACGGCCTTGGCCTTATCATCGTTAAACGTATCGGTGACAGCTATGGCTGGACTTCAATGCTGATTGATAACACGCATTCAGATTCGACACCAAACAACTCTGGCTGTACCGCCGTCTTCGAAAGGAAGTCTCATTAA
- the gcl gene encoding glyoxylate carboligase, which yields MAIMKAIEAAVEVLKREGVDIAFGVPGAAINPMYAAMKKLGGIDHVLARHVEGASHMAEGYTRTNQGNIGVCIGTSGPAGTDMITGLYSASADSIPILCITGQAPRARLHKEDFQAVDIESIAKPVTKWATTVLEPAQVPRAFQKAFHLMRSGRPGPILIDLPIDVQLAEIEFDIDTYEPLEPYKPQATRAQVEKALTMMSQSEKPLIVSGGGVINAGASELLQQFAEITGVPVIPTLMGWGSIPDDHDLMAGMVGLQTSHRYGNETMLNSDFVFGVGNRWANRHTGSVDVYTEGRKFVHVDIEPTQIGRVFCPDLGIVSDAKAALELMVEVAQEWRDAGKLPNRNAWASECQERKSTMLRKTNFDEAPMKPMRVYEEMNKAFGRDTCYVSTIGLSQIAAAQFLHVYKPRNWINCGQAGPLGWTTPAALGVRAADPNRDIVAISGDYDFQFMIEELAVGAQFNLPYIHVLVNNSYLGLIRQAQRQFDIDYCVQLAFDNQNAPELEGYGVDHVAVVEGLGCKAIRVREPEQIAAAFEQAKELMNKHKVPVVVELILERVTNIAMGVEINAINEFEPLAESRGDAPTALAYK from the coding sequence ATGGCAATTATGAAAGCGATTGAAGCAGCGGTAGAAGTGCTTAAACGTGAAGGTGTAGACATCGCATTTGGTGTTCCCGGCGCAGCAATAAACCCTATGTATGCGGCTATGAAAAAGCTCGGAGGAATCGACCACGTCTTAGCTCGCCACGTAGAGGGAGCATCCCATATGGCTGAAGGGTACACGCGTACTAATCAAGGCAATATAGGTGTGTGTATTGGTACTTCTGGCCCTGCCGGAACGGACATGATCACGGGTCTTTATTCTGCGTCTGCTGATTCGATTCCAATTCTATGCATCACAGGCCAAGCGCCCCGTGCTCGTCTTCATAAAGAAGATTTCCAAGCGGTCGACATTGAATCTATCGCTAAACCAGTCACTAAATGGGCAACCACGGTGCTGGAACCTGCACAAGTGCCACGCGCATTCCAAAAAGCCTTTCATTTGATGCGTTCGGGTCGCCCGGGGCCAATCCTGATAGATCTACCGATTGATGTTCAGCTGGCTGAGATTGAGTTTGATATCGATACCTATGAACCGCTAGAACCTTACAAACCGCAAGCAACTCGCGCGCAGGTTGAGAAAGCATTAACTATGATGTCTCAATCTGAAAAACCGCTGATTGTATCGGGCGGTGGCGTGATTAACGCTGGCGCATCTGAATTGCTCCAGCAGTTTGCAGAAATCACCGGTGTGCCAGTAATCCCAACCTTGATGGGCTGGGGCTCTATCCCAGATGACCATGACTTAATGGCGGGTATGGTGGGGCTACAAACTTCTCACCGTTACGGTAACGAAACCATGCTCAACTCTGACTTCGTGTTTGGTGTCGGTAACCGCTGGGCCAACCGTCATACCGGGTCCGTGGATGTTTACACCGAAGGTCGCAAGTTCGTACATGTGGACATTGAACCAACTCAAATCGGCCGTGTGTTCTGTCCGGATTTGGGCATAGTCTCTGATGCGAAAGCAGCATTAGAGCTAATGGTTGAAGTGGCGCAAGAGTGGCGTGATGCTGGCAAGCTGCCAAACCGAAATGCTTGGGCAAGTGAGTGTCAGGAACGCAAGTCGACCATGCTGCGTAAAACCAATTTCGATGAAGCGCCAATGAAACCGATGCGTGTTTATGAAGAGATGAACAAGGCATTTGGTCGTGACACTTGTTATGTGAGTACGATTGGTTTGTCGCAAATTGCTGCCGCTCAGTTCCTGCATGTTTATAAGCCTCGTAACTGGATTAACTGTGGTCAAGCTGGCCCGCTAGGTTGGACAACACCAGCCGCATTAGGCGTACGAGCTGCTGATCCAAATCGCGATATCGTCGCTATCTCTGGTGATTATGATTTCCAATTCATGATCGAAGAACTGGCGGTAGGTGCTCAGTTCAACCTGCCATACATCCATGTACTGGTGAACAACTCTTACCTAGGTTTGATTCGCCAAGCGCAGCGCCAATTTGATATCGATTATTGTGTACAACTGGCGTTTGATAACCAGAACGCACCAGAGCTTGAAGGCTACGGGGTAGACCATGTCGCAGTTGTTGAAGGCCTAGGTTGTAAGGCGATTCGAGTTCGTGAACCAGAGCAAATTGCAGCAGCGTTTGAGCAAGCAAAAGAGCTGATGAACAAGCATAAAGTCCCGGTTGTTGTTGAGCTGATTCTTGAGCGAGTAACCAACATAGCGATGGGCGTTGAGATTAATGCGATCAACGAATTTGAACCGCTTGCGGAAAGCCGCGGTGATGCTCCAACGGCGCTGGCGTACAAGTAA
- a CDS encoding glycerate kinase type-2 family protein: MDIDAKQFLQTLFSSAVNQALPKNHIEPFLPQDIFYRSANQAGRTVVIGAGKAAASMAAELEAVWQAKKQQDLALRDLEGLVVTRYEHTAPCEHIEVIEAAHPVPDAMGLEVSQRMLQLVSDLSADDTVICLLSGGGSALLSLPGGDISLAEKQQINKALLKSGAAIDEMNCVRKHLSSIKGGRLAKAAYPARVVSLAISDVPGDDISVIASGPTVPDTTTRFDAMAILERYRIETPPSAFEWLNNPESETVKPDDACWKNAEHHIIATPMSALESAAAEAEGLGIQAYVLSDCIEGEARDVAKVHAALAKQVANHKHPFEAPCVILSGGETTVTVKGNGRGGRNCEFLLSLYNELKGQDNIFALAADTDGIDGVEDNAGAWITPQTWQQGSSLSLKAQDYLDANNSYDFFKQVDVLLTTGPTLTNVNDFRAILIL, encoded by the coding sequence ATGGACATTGATGCTAAGCAGTTTCTGCAAACCCTTTTCTCAAGTGCTGTTAATCAGGCGCTACCTAAAAATCACATCGAACCTTTTCTTCCTCAAGACATTTTTTATCGCTCTGCTAACCAAGCTGGGCGAACTGTGGTGATAGGAGCAGGAAAAGCAGCCGCATCAATGGCAGCTGAGCTTGAAGCGGTTTGGCAGGCAAAGAAACAACAAGACCTTGCGTTGCGTGACCTTGAAGGCCTGGTGGTGACTCGTTATGAGCACACCGCCCCTTGCGAACATATTGAGGTGATTGAAGCGGCGCACCCAGTTCCGGATGCGATGGGCTTAGAAGTAAGCCAACGTATGCTGCAATTGGTGAGTGACTTGAGCGCTGACGATACGGTTATTTGCCTATTGTCTGGCGGCGGCTCTGCTTTGTTAAGTCTGCCCGGTGGTGACATCAGCTTGGCAGAGAAGCAACAAATCAATAAAGCACTGCTTAAATCTGGCGCGGCTATTGATGAGATGAACTGTGTGCGTAAGCATTTATCGTCAATCAAAGGTGGGCGACTAGCAAAGGCCGCTTACCCAGCAAGAGTCGTCTCATTGGCGATTTCAGATGTGCCGGGTGATGACATCAGTGTGATTGCATCGGGCCCAACCGTACCAGACACCACCACCCGCTTTGATGCGATGGCAATACTGGAACGTTATCGAATTGAAACACCACCTTCGGCATTTGAATGGTTGAACAACCCAGAATCAGAAACCGTGAAACCAGATGACGCGTGTTGGAAAAACGCCGAGCACCATATTATCGCCACACCAATGTCGGCATTGGAATCCGCTGCTGCAGAAGCTGAAGGCTTGGGCATTCAGGCTTATGTGTTGAGTGATTGCATAGAGGGGGAAGCGCGAGATGTCGCGAAGGTTCACGCTGCGCTGGCTAAGCAAGTGGCCAATCATAAGCATCCATTTGAGGCGCCTTGCGTGATACTTTCTGGTGGCGAAACCACAGTAACCGTTAAAGGCAATGGTCGCGGTGGGCGTAACTGTGAGTTCTTGTTGAGCCTATATAACGAGCTCAAAGGTCAAGACAATATATTTGCATTGGCTGCCGATACCGACGGGATTGATGGTGTGGAAGACAATGCGGGCGCGTGGATTACACCTCAAACATGGCAACAAGGTTCGAGCCTGTCGCTTAAAGCGCAAGACTACCTCGATGCCAACAACAGTTACGATTTCTTCAAGCAAGTCGATGTGCTTCTTACCACGGGCCCGACGTTGACTAACGTGAATGACTTCAGAGCGATATTGATTCTTTAA
- a CDS encoding GlcG/HbpS family heme-binding protein, with amino-acid sequence MGSLTLQQALTIIDGTLKAGNKIHTEPLTVAVLDSGGKLISLQRQDGSSMMRPDIAIAKAWGALALGCSSRKLAQDADNRPAFISAVNVLAHGNMVPVPGGLLIRDKDKTVLGAIGVSGDISDIDESCAINGIGCAELFSDEMLQA; translated from the coding sequence ATGGGAAGTTTGACTCTACAACAAGCGTTAACCATCATCGATGGAACCTTAAAAGCAGGAAACAAGATCCACACAGAACCTTTGACGGTCGCCGTCTTAGACAGCGGTGGCAAGCTGATTTCTCTGCAACGTCAAGATGGCTCTAGCATGATGCGACCAGACATCGCGATTGCTAAAGCGTGGGGGGCACTCGCACTGGGTTGTTCCTCTAGAAAACTCGCCCAAGATGCTGACAACCGACCAGCATTCATCTCCGCCGTAAACGTGCTCGCACACGGAAACATGGTACCTGTTCCAGGGGGACTACTGATTCGAGACAAGGATAAAACCGTACTGGGTGCTATCGGCGTGAGCGGTGACATCTCAGACATCGATGAAAGCTGCGCCATTAATGGCATTGGTTGTGCAGAACTATTCAGTGACGAGATGCTACAAGCTTAA
- the hyi gene encoding hydroxypyruvate isomerase gives MAKFAANLSMLFTEVDFMDRFEAAAEAGFQGVEYLFPYAFDAEAIKAKLDANNLEQVLFNLPAGDWDAGDRGIAVDPARVEEFQAGVPKAIAYAKALGCTQVNCLAGIVPQGVTQQDAQSAFVINLHYAANALAAEGISLVIEAINTRDIPGFFLNTTEQAKAIIKEVGSDNLSIQYDIYHMQIMEGDLTPTMQQNIGQIAHVQLADNPGRHEPGTGEINYPFVLNYLDELGYQGWVGCEYKPKTTTTEGLGWLHQYR, from the coding sequence ATGGCAAAATTTGCAGCAAACTTGTCAATGTTATTCACGGAAGTTGATTTTATGGACCGCTTTGAAGCTGCCGCAGAAGCGGGCTTTCAAGGTGTGGAATATCTTTTCCCTTACGCCTTTGATGCTGAAGCAATCAAAGCAAAGCTCGACGCTAATAACCTAGAGCAAGTGCTATTCAACCTGCCCGCGGGTGATTGGGACGCTGGCGACCGTGGTATCGCGGTCGACCCTGCACGAGTTGAAGAGTTTCAAGCGGGCGTACCTAAAGCCATCGCTTACGCAAAAGCACTCGGCTGTACTCAAGTGAATTGCTTGGCCGGGATTGTTCCGCAAGGTGTGACCCAACAAGACGCGCAATCAGCGTTTGTGATTAACCTGCATTACGCGGCAAACGCGCTAGCAGCAGAAGGCATCAGCTTAGTGATAGAAGCGATCAATACCCGCGATATTCCGGGCTTCTTCTTGAACACCACTGAGCAAGCCAAAGCGATCATTAAGGAGGTTGGGAGCGATAACCTTTCTATCCAATACGATATTTATCACATGCAAATTATGGAAGGCGATCTTACGCCGACCATGCAACAGAACATTGGTCAGATCGCACACGTGCAACTGGCGGATAATCCAGGCCGACACGAACCGGGTACCGGAGAAATCAATTACCCATTCGTGCTCAATTATCTTGATGAGCTTGGCTATCAAGGCTGGGTTGGCTGCGAATACAAGCCAAAAACAACGACGACAGAAGGCCTTGGTTGGCTACACCAGTACCGTTAA
- the aceB gene encoding malate synthase A, whose protein sequence is MMNDVKEREEVQCMQVLGKMDNSEYKEILSKDALKFLEALVNKFGDRRHTLLSGRDVKQAQYDEGELPNFRKDTISIRQNKEWKVATPPPELLDRRVEITGPIERKMVINALNSGAKVFMCCFEDASSPTWANMVEGQINLRDANLGTISYFDEKKQKRYQLNDDPALLIARPRGIHLPEQSIQFNNQPIGGCLMDFALYFFHNYQSRAQQGLGVYYYIPKLESMEEAQWWDDIFSFTENYFHVPKGTIRATVLIETLPAVFQMEEILYAMRDHIVAMNCGRWDYIFSYIKTLKNHKDRILPDRHGIGMDQEFLNAYSQLLVRTCHARGALAMGGMSAFIPAKDPQEMARVTAKVIEDKQRESQNGHDGTWVAHPALVDLAMSIFDKHLDGKVNQMDFQSPEHVINADSLLKPCEGSRDEAGVRKNIRIALYYIEAWIQGYGCVPIYGLMEDAATAEISRANIWQWIHHGVTLDDGQTFTKQLFHSWLYQELDTIKHEVGDSRYTAGRFEETADLFYQLSTAEKFAAFLTLPSYGLLQESS, encoded by the coding sequence ATGATGAATGACGTAAAAGAGAGAGAAGAAGTACAATGTATGCAGGTACTTGGGAAGATGGACAACTCCGAGTACAAAGAGATCTTGTCTAAAGATGCATTAAAATTCTTAGAAGCTCTCGTCAATAAGTTTGGAGATCGCCGTCATACCCTGCTAAGTGGCCGCGACGTAAAACAAGCTCAATATGACGAGGGTGAGTTACCCAATTTTAGAAAAGACACCATTTCCATTCGCCAGAATAAAGAGTGGAAAGTGGCGACACCGCCACCAGAATTGCTGGATCGCCGAGTAGAGATCACCGGGCCTATCGAAAGAAAGATGGTGATCAACGCGCTAAACTCAGGCGCGAAAGTCTTCATGTGCTGCTTTGAAGATGCGTCTTCTCCTACTTGGGCCAACATGGTCGAAGGGCAAATCAACCTAAGAGATGCCAACCTTGGCACCATTAGTTATTTCGATGAGAAGAAGCAGAAGCGTTACCAATTAAACGACGATCCTGCACTGCTGATCGCACGCCCACGAGGGATCCACCTTCCTGAGCAATCCATCCAATTCAACAATCAGCCTATCGGCGGTTGCTTGATGGACTTCGCCTTGTACTTTTTCCACAACTATCAATCACGAGCACAACAAGGTTTAGGGGTTTACTACTACATTCCCAAACTTGAGAGTATGGAAGAAGCACAGTGGTGGGACGATATTTTCAGCTTCACCGAAAACTATTTCCACGTGCCCAAAGGCACCATTCGTGCGACGGTTTTGATTGAGACACTTCCAGCAGTATTCCAAATGGAAGAGATCTTGTACGCAATGCGTGATCATATCGTGGCAATGAACTGTGGCCGTTGGGATTACATCTTCAGCTACATCAAAACGCTGAAAAACCATAAAGACCGCATCCTGCCTGACCGCCACGGGATCGGTATGGATCAAGAGTTCCTAAATGCCTACAGCCAGTTGTTAGTGCGTACTTGTCATGCTCGCGGTGCACTGGCGATGGGTGGTATGTCGGCTTTTATTCCAGCGAAAGATCCGCAAGAAATGGCACGTGTAACCGCCAAGGTAATCGAAGATAAGCAAAGAGAATCTCAGAACGGACACGATGGCACATGGGTCGCGCACCCTGCACTGGTTGATTTGGCAATGTCGATCTTTGATAAGCACTTAGATGGCAAAGTAAACCAAATGGATTTTCAAAGCCCGGAGCATGTAATCAATGCCGACTCGTTGCTAAAACCTTGTGAAGGCAGCCGCGACGAAGCCGGTGTGCGCAAGAATATCCGTATTGCGCTTTATTACATCGAGGCTTGGATTCAAGGCTACGGTTGTGTACCTATCTACGGCCTTATGGAAGATGCCGCCACCGCAGAGATCTCAAGAGCCAACATCTGGCAATGGATCCACCACGGCGTCACGCTTGATGACGGCCAAACCTTTACCAAACAACTGTTCCACTCTTGGCTTTACCAAGAGTTAGACACAATAAAACATGAAGTCGGTGACTCGCGCTATACAGCAGGTCGATTTGAAGAGACAGCTGATCTTTTCTATCAACTTTCTACAGCCGAAAAGTTCGCTGCCTTCCTAACTTTACCCAGCTATGGGCTATTACAAGAGTCCAGTTAG
- a CDS encoding TetR/AcrR family transcriptional regulator: MSRIRQKNQDLIIEVACEQFATHGYAATKMADIAKAADIPKPNVFYYFSSKDKLYNAVLETVTQPLLEASRPIEELSDPVEALSQYIQTKLIISRDHPHASKVFANEVMSGAKVLPKEIGDELYKQSQMILDKFSTWSAQGLMDDVPAHHLMFTIWAATQTYADFGWQICSVMQKKQLDDKDYADAAEFITQLVIKGCGVKGKAE, translated from the coding sequence ATGTCTAGGATCAGACAAAAGAATCAAGATTTAATCATCGAAGTCGCGTGTGAACAATTCGCCACTCATGGTTATGCCGCAACAAAAATGGCCGATATCGCAAAAGCGGCCGACATTCCCAAACCTAACGTATTCTATTATTTCAGCTCTAAAGATAAGCTCTACAACGCTGTGCTTGAAACCGTCACTCAACCTTTACTAGAAGCGTCTCGTCCGATTGAAGAACTCAGCGATCCTGTTGAAGCCTTGTCTCAGTATATTCAAACCAAGCTGATCATTTCTCGCGACCATCCACACGCCTCTAAAGTGTTTGCCAATGAAGTGATGTCCGGCGCGAAAGTGTTACCAAAAGAGATCGGTGACGAGCTGTATAAACAATCCCAGATGATCCTCGATAAGTTCTCAACTTGGTCGGCGCAAGGCTTAATGGATGACGTCCCTGCACACCACCTGATGTTTACCATCTGGGCAGCCACCCAAACCTACGCCGATTTTGGCTGGCAGATTTGCAGTGTAATGCAGAAAAAGCAGCTCGATGATAAAGACTATGCCGATGCCGCTGAGTTCATTACTCAACTGGTGATTAAAGGCTGTGGTGTGAAAGGAAAGGCGGAGTAG
- a CDS encoding LysR family transcriptional regulator: MKTLKKTLPLDTLQILDVLQREGTFSAASAHLNRSVSALSYQIQKLEEDLGILILDRSGHRAVFTQVGQMLVENGRQLLAGSDELINQVQRFSSGWESELFVSYDGIIGQDIALSLIADMATECSTQLYVQEDILSGGWEALISGKADILISSMPNIELPNTVNIKTIGSVEMIWVAAKNAPILSEPNPLSESTRRGHTIIAVADTAKSAPKTTKNILLNQKTSTVSSMSSKLTAIQRNLGIGTLPKQLISAELEAGSLVEIGHARTVDIVLAWQIGNMGKAKTLALKKLEKCWRASAQTH, from the coding sequence ATGAAGACTCTGAAGAAAACACTGCCGCTCGATACCTTACAAATACTGGATGTTCTACAGCGTGAAGGAACGTTTTCCGCAGCCTCTGCGCATCTCAATCGATCCGTTTCTGCATTGAGTTATCAGATTCAAAAGTTGGAAGAGGATCTCGGTATCTTGATTTTAGATCGTTCAGGACACAGAGCCGTATTTACTCAAGTAGGACAAATGTTGGTGGAAAATGGTCGCCAGTTGCTCGCGGGATCAGATGAACTCATAAACCAAGTACAACGTTTCTCCAGCGGTTGGGAAAGCGAACTGTTTGTTTCCTATGACGGCATTATCGGACAAGACATTGCGTTGTCATTAATCGCAGATATGGCAACGGAATGCAGCACGCAACTGTATGTCCAAGAGGATATTTTGTCGGGAGGCTGGGAAGCGTTAATCTCAGGAAAAGCAGATATTCTCATCTCATCGATGCCCAATATCGAGCTACCGAATACCGTGAACATTAAAACCATCGGCAGCGTAGAGATGATCTGGGTCGCCGCGAAAAATGCTCCCATTTTAAGCGAGCCGAATCCGCTCAGTGAATCAACTCGTCGGGGACACACGATCATCGCAGTCGCAGATACTGCCAAATCAGCGCCTAAGACCACTAAAAATATTTTATTGAATCAGAAAACCAGTACGGTCAGTTCAATGAGCAGTAAGTTAACGGCAATTCAACGTAACCTTGGTATCGGTACCCTGCCTAAACAGCTTATAAGCGCCGAGTTAGAAGCCGGAAGTTTAGTGGAAATTGGCCACGCAAGAACCGTTGATATCGTGCTCGCGTGGCAAATAGGCAACATGGGAAAAGCCAAAACACTCGCTTTGAAAAAGTTAGAAAAGTGCTGGAGAGCGTCGGCTCAAACTCACTAG
- a CDS encoding 2-hydroxy-3-oxopropionate reductase, with protein sequence MSKIAFIGTGIMGKPMASNLQKAGHDLILSDHFNAAPADLVAAGATVYHSPAEAAEAADVIILMVPNTPQVEDVLFGDSGVEQGLTAGGAAGKLVIDMSSISPIATKAIAARINEGGASYLDAPVSGGEVGAINAALTIMVGGEQDAFDKARPLFETMGKNITLVGDNGAGQTCKVANQIIVALNIEAVSEALVFASKAGADPARVRQALLGGFANSKILEVHGERMVEGTFDPGFRISLHQKDLNLALTGAQELGVALPNTANAQELFGECAEMGGEGWDHSALIQAIEKRSDHSIR encoded by the coding sequence ATGTCTAAAATTGCATTTATCGGAACTGGCATCATGGGTAAACCTATGGCGAGTAACCTTCAGAAAGCAGGTCACGATTTGATTCTGTCGGATCATTTTAATGCAGCACCTGCCGATCTTGTGGCAGCAGGTGCAACGGTCTACCACTCACCAGCAGAAGCGGCAGAGGCGGCGGATGTCATTATCCTAATGGTGCCTAATACGCCTCAAGTGGAAGATGTCCTGTTTGGTGATAGCGGTGTCGAGCAAGGCCTAACGGCGGGTGGAGCGGCTGGAAAATTGGTTATCGATATGAGTTCAATCTCGCCAATCGCGACCAAAGCGATTGCCGCACGAATCAACGAAGGTGGTGCGTCATACCTAGATGCTCCAGTGTCAGGTGGCGAAGTCGGTGCTATCAATGCTGCGCTGACTATCATGGTTGGTGGTGAGCAAGACGCCTTTGATAAAGCACGTCCGCTATTTGAAACCATGGGTAAAAACATCACGCTGGTGGGTGATAACGGTGCTGGCCAAACGTGTAAGGTTGCGAACCAGATCATCGTTGCTCTGAATATCGAAGCGGTATCCGAAGCCTTAGTATTTGCCTCAAAAGCCGGTGCTGATCCAGCACGTGTACGTCAGGCACTATTGGGCGGCTTTGCCAACTCTAAGATCCTGGAAGTGCACGGCGAGCGTATGGTTGAAGGCACATTCGACCCTGGCTTTAGAATCTCACTACACCAGAAAGACCTTAACCTTGCGCTAACGGGCGCACAAGAGCTAGGGGTTGCACTGCCAAATACGGCTAATGCTCAAGAGTTGTTTGGCGAGTGTGCCGAAATGGGCGGTGAAGGCTGGGACCACTCTGCACTTATCCAAGCAATAGAGAAGCGTTCTGACCACTCGATTCGTTAA